TCATCCACCCTGTATCACACACAGATGTCTTACCTTCATCCtgccaattcaattcaacaattccccctgaacaagccctaggcaccAGTGGAGAGGAAATACCCCCTTAAAACCTCCTGttaacctccagcagaaccaggctcagggtgggcggcctctgccttgaccggttgggatgagtggaaagtgaagagagaaaagagcaacaacaagacaTCGTGCAGGTTGGTAGGAGCAGTGTCACgttctaaaggtttttaaagGAAAGTATCAACTGAAAATatgcagagagaaggagactCAAACCCTGACTCCTACAAAATCCCCTTCTTAAATAATAATCCACTACGTTCTGATCTGCATGCAGAGAGGACAAAGATCACTTTCTGGGTTGGGAGAAAAATAGACGGGCGTCCTCGGAAACACAGCTGCTGGGGAGAGaagtaacaaagtaacaaacagaaactcagAGAAAAAACTCAAAATCACAGCAAACAGACGACTCGAACTAGAATTTACTTCACAGATTTTTAGGCCAGAGAGACGCGAAAGACGGTCTGGCAGAGAGGGACAGGTGAAGGGAGCATATAAAGGGGACGCAACAGGTGGATGGAGTGAGGCTGATTGGGGAccaggagacagagaagagaacagagtagagaggagagagagctgatcaccagggcaacaagAATCAGCCTCACAGCTGTGACAACCAGTGTTTCCAGGTCTGTCCATCATGTCTGACGAtcaaaaaacagtgttttacattAGGTAATGATTAGTTTAGACATTATATGGTAATGGTGCAGGAAGggagagcggtcgtccaccaatgttgcagttgttggtttgatcccagctcctccagtaacatgtcaaagtgtccttgagcaagagactgaacccaacttagttgctcccggtgagcgttggccagctgcatagcagctcccccatcagtgtgtgtgtgtgtgtgtgtgtaactgctgttagaagcaggtataatgtttaagtttatataattgttttaggtACGATTACATATAATTTGTACGGAAAAGGAGAAATTTATATGATTAAGAATATTTGTTTTCGTTCTTAAGTCATTTGTATAGTGTTTCCCAAGCGGAACCAATGTTCGCCAGTCCAGGTAAAGACAGGTTATTATTGAGTGCGACATCATTATGTTACACGTGTGATGCCGAGTTGTCGTGTTCAGCTGAAGATAATGTTTTAAGTTAcgttgctgtaaaatgtttccaaggtCTAAGACAGAGCAAGACTTGTTAAGCTGAAGTTATATTCTCCCCGTATGTTAATGCGGCCAATGAGGTACGTGAATCTTGTCATTGTTTATATTGTACCGACTGTTACCAACTTGGTTTAATTAGCGATACGACATGTAAAGGAACGTAACAACTGTTATTTacctatatttatttaagaataatccttataaagtgatattgtacagtttgaaataagtttattaagctatttgtgttgtattttattttctgtttatgtcaaagaaagattgtaatttatatgtgtgttttatttatatttgaactttatttagttctcacggcataatgaacatctttggaaataaatgccAGTGAAAAGAGATCGCCTTGTGTCCGTGATTAACTGGATGGgagtaacagtgtgtgtgtgtgtgtgtgtgtgtgtgaataagaagcagtgtaaagcgttttgagagtcaataggtagaaaagtgctaattgcagaacatttaccattcacaCCTCTTGCTCCACAGTCGCCACTAACAACCCAAATATTCACTTCTGATTGTTGTCAGTTATCATTCTGACAGTTTTACAGGTGTTGTGATCAGCTCATGGCATAAAGCTGATACCTACATATCTATAACTTTATTCAATCCTAACAACATTAGCTCATGTCTCCACATACACTGGTCGTGCATTACAGATTTGTTCATTGCTATGATCCCatagttatatttttataagACTAGGACTTAACTTCTGCTTAAATGTGGGACAGAAAGTTCCTTGTTGATGTgggaaacaacaacacaaaatatcTCAGTCAGGCTCCATGAGACAGACATATTGTTACAGGCCGACTTGATGTGTTCAATTAATGGAATGATATTACTGCAGCTTTTATTAATagtaatactactaataatttCACTTCAAAAACACTACAGTTGTTTATtctatattgttattatttgctGACATTACTGACTTTCATGTTCCATGTTCTAGAGAAGCTGTGTTTACAAGTTTGTCTTCCTGATAATTAGACCCTCAGTCACTTCTCTCATTACTGCTGTAGAGTTTCCTAGATCACACAGATGGACAGCAGATTTCTGTGGGGACCAGTCCACGTATTTACATGGTGCAGATGATTTTGGATCTTATCTTTTATATAACAAAATGGAAGGTACTTCAAactatttcattacattttcatacagtttgtttcatcattaaatcctgattttatattttaacgtGTCTTTTGGCAGATTTGTCTTCCTCTTTATCCAACTTCATTCCAGTTAATGTtgagggggcggctgtagctcagttggtaagggcagtcatccacggaccacaaggtgagtagttcgattcccggcccctggctatatgtcaaagtgtctctgggcaagacactgaacccctaacagcccattcccctccccagctgtgcagtgctggtccaagcccggtagaaatttgggagggttgcgtcaagaagggcatgcggtgtaaaaactgtgccaaatcaacatgtggataatgattcgctgtggcgacactgaactcacgggataaaccgaaaggacaaaaaaaaaaaaattccagttAATGTTGAATTTCCACAGAACACACATGTTTCCTGCTTCTGGGAGATTTGTAATTTGTTATTGGAACATTCTGGACTGAGTTCATTCACTTTAAACATTCATGTTGTTTAAAGTGGCTCATTACATACAGAGAGTCTGTGTTTAATGATGATCAACGCTTGAGCACAAACGCTGAGCGGGTCAGAACCGAACCAGCAGCAATGTGGAAGgacagaggggaagaagagCTCAGCACAGCACAGCTCTGTGTTTCCCTTTCACTCCATCTAATATCTTATTCTGAGTCCCAGGTTTCGGCCTCTGTATCGTCACCTGAGATGAGTGATGAGTTCTGTTTGCTGAATAACTGTAGAAACACACTGACTGATGTGAACCTGCCTTTATGTCTCAAAGCTTCAGAGAAGAATTTACTATCCCAGCAGAAAACATTCCTGGGTGCTGAAGAAAAAACTTCATATGTCCATGTGAAGAAACCAAATAGCTAAAGACTTGTGGGAGGACGTCATTCCAGACATTCTAAAGACCTGAATTCTGAGATTTTCCTCACAAGTGAGGGGCAATAATCCCATTTCTGAGCTGAGGAAAAGAGGACAAAACATGAGACACTAGAACCCAGGTGATGGAAAGCTCCAGGTTAAAGGTGGGTGAGgtcctgtgctgcaggtcattCTGACTGTGGGACACTGTGACACAGTGTGTGCTCACGTTGTGTCTTCATATTAATGTCAAAACTTTAGATACAAATATGAACGTGATGGGGACAGGAGACAAAACATGAGACAACTACGACAACAATCCTGGTCATTCATTAGGTTCATCAGGAGTGTTACTCACATAAGGTCAAAACCGTGACAGCAAAGCTGATTTAGATAAACGCTGGAAAGCTGCGGTGAGAAAGCAGatgatctggcagcttggtgaggaAACTGAGAAGGTGTATAAACAGAGAGGTGAGAGTAGGTGAAACTAATGACCGGTGATTAGTTAAGTGGAGAAAAACATGAtgggaccaggaacaggaagtggctgcaaaataaaagtcttgaaggggGAAGTTAAGTTGGTGAACCCTGACAGACACAtcatcataaaatataaaatttacataaaaccaccttaaaatgtttttgtttcaaggAAACAAATATTCACAGAAATGCAGATAAATTAATAGTAGAGAAGCTCTAAGTCAGACTTCACCTCTTTGTATAATGTTCGAGACCCAACTGCTGAATGGagcagaaaacagtgaaaacacttTATTAATGTGGTTCACTGGTAAAGAAACAGTACACACCATTAAAGATTCATGAGAGTTATGACTGAATTTGATGTCTCTAGTTATAAACCCTTTGACATGTAATAAACTTTATTCAATTCTAACAACATTAGCTCATGTCTCCCCAGACACTGTTTATGCTCCACAGATTTGTTAATTGCTATGATCccataattatattttaagagtagttctttttcttcatctatCCGTGTCTGCACAGCCTCCTTGGTTCTTCCTCGTGCACTGGGTTGAAGAGGACAACACATTACAATGAAATCCAACATAACACATATTCATTTGAACTTCCATAGAATCAACTGTAATAATGACACAGTCACAGTCCATATTTCCTTAATGATTAAACttaatcaaacatttctttaatcaaTATGTCAAAGTCAACCtccatcaaatattaaaaatgagtcAGTGTTTATATCCACATGTTGTATTATTGCACAACTTACAGTAGAAAATCATAGAACAAATAAACCGAATCTATAACTCGTGAGCACCTGTCTTCTCCTAAACTCTGCAGATCACACACTAATCTAATAAATCAGTGATGAGTTCTGTTTGCTGAATAACTGTAGAAAGACACTGACTGATGTGAACCTGCCTTTACCAATGTCTCAAAGCTTCAGAGAAGAATTTACTATCCCAGCAGAAAACATTCCTGGGTGCTGAAGAAAAAACTTCATATGTCCATGTGGAGAAACCAAATAGCTAAGGAAAGACCTCATGTTACTGGCAGAGACTTGCAGGACACAGTGAAGACAAGAACAACAGAATCAGCAAAGACTGTACAATAAATCACACAAGTGACTTCATGCTGTAAAACTTTGCTGCACTTTATTGCTGAGCAGGAAGCACAGATTGACCTGAAACATACAGCCCACAAGtttattctttgtcttttctgaaCAAGTCCAGTTTTCTAACACTTGTACATCAACTACTGTACCGTCGTGTTTAATCACTGCTGAGCTAAGCTGCTGCTGTCTCCATTGTAAATACTTGTCCCGTACTTGACTCCAGATTTCAAGTCTGAACTCCCAAGTTTGAAAGTGTGGACTTGCTGTACTCTGTACTGAGAAATGTCTTCAGTGAGCAGGATTTAGTACTTTGGGCACATTTGTGTCCCTCTACATTTAATGAGTGGGATTCACAGTTTGAGCACttctccatcacacacacacaataattcaTCAGTCAAATAGTcaaagtgtgtcagtgtgtgtcctCGTCGACAAGTGAAGATGAACTCTGCTTCATCCAGCTGTGTTTTATTACTACAAAACTTTGTTCCTCCTCAGATGACAACAGCAGCTTCTCATAACTCTAGGGTTTGACAAAGCTGTGGACAACATTCAGTGTCTGTGCGACACCGTCCATTAGCTTGTCTCTGTGGGGGAATATTGGTGATTTCAGTAAaaggaggctttgacagcagcATTTAGATGGAAAAATACTGATGGAGCTCAAGGAGCCATCTCCAAAGTTAGAAGAAGAATTTTCTGATCCAGCAGAAAACAGTTCTGGGTGTGGAAGCAAAAGCTCAATTTGTCCAAGGAGGAAATCACATCTGGCAAAAGCAAAATAGCTAAAGAAAGACCTCATGTTACTGGCAGAGACTTGCGGGAGGACGTCGTTTCAGACATTCTAAAGACCTGAATTCTGAGATTTTCCTCACAAGTGAGGGGCAATAATCCCATTTCTGAGCTGAGGAAAAGAGGCCAAAACATGAGACACTAGAACCCAGGTGATGGAAAGCTCCAGGTTAAAGGGGGGTGAGgtcctgtgctgcaggtcattTTGACTGTGGGACACTGTGACGCACTGTGTGCTCACGTTGTGTCTTCATATTAATGTCAAAACTTTAGATACAAATATGAACCTGATGGGGACAGGAGACAAAACATGAGACAACTAGGAATTTTGGTGATGATAAAGTTGGATGTCCTGCACATGTACCAGGAAAGGTCTGACCCTGTCCCTCATGTCCGTCCCTCACAAGCTCTGTCTTCCTAATAACACGACTCTGTCGTTAGTCACCACTGTTCAATTCCTGAGAAAGCTCAGTCAGCAGGAACTGttgttcttctctgttttcactCACATTTCCTCTGATTTCTTCTAACTGGGGGGGACGTCCACGTATTCACACGGCACAGATCATTGTGGGTCTTATATGCGACAGAAGTGCAAACAGCTTGTCAGCAACACTGATGGAAAGAGCTGCAGCAGATAAACTGAACAATCTCTTTTGTgtagtaaaagtaaagaaatgcattctccaaaatacacacaaatactgcaGTAAAGTCCAAATACCTCAGAATTGCACTCAAGTACAGTTTAGTACAGTTCAGTGGGACTTTTGGACTGTTTGGGGAAACAGACTggaacacagtgaaacacagtgaaacacagtaACTGTTCATTTgagttgagttttatttttgcttcatgatgatttgatgtttaaaaagatgaagCTCCACTTGTCAGTGCAGGTCAGAACAGCTTCACTTCACACAAACTTCATTCAGCTTATTGTTGTAGGTTTTTTCCTGCTGCCTGTGTTGGTGGCAGAATTCTTTGTTAATATTGGAAAAGTTCAGGTGGAAAATCTCTTTCATTATTTACTCTGTGTCATCGTAGCAGCattcaaacatacaaacagaaaaaaaggagtaAAAACCAAAGTGACACATCTGGGCTTTAAATCAGAGATGAAAAATCTCcacttttattaataaacacttGATTATTATACAAATCACATTGAGATAATTCTACAAGAAAACTACTGACAGTCAACATGGTTTCTCATAACCATGAATACAGTCAATTTCTAAATGAGTTTTTACAGTGATTACAGTAAAATTATTGagtgtaaatgctgttaaagtacatatcagatgttagtacagtaaatgttcaaATTTGATTATAAACATCTGtagattaaatgtatttgtacttgGTTATTAATTATAATGGATAGAACTATAAATGATGAATCATTAGTATTAAACCgcacattattttactttaaagtatCATGAGGAcgataacacaaacaaaaacatcacatccaGTGAAGATGATGTAGATTTACTCTTTAATATGTTTCTTAATGTCGTTGTAGCTGAAAACCTTCACAGCTATCTGCTCTATTTCACTCTTCTCTCCACACTCCATCAAACAAGCAAACCAGCCATCATCCATGTAGACCAGGTCTGAGTAACCACTGGGTCCACGGTTGATGATCCAGGGTTTGCTCCATGTAGTTGAATCATGTGGGGATTCATTCAGATAAACTCCTAAATCTTTCCTGCACGTATCAGTTGGGTGACTGTAGAGCAGCCACTTTGGCTTTTGGTCCTGACCTTCATCTGGAGGTGGAAAGGAAACCACACTTCCCTGACAACCTGTGCATGTTTCCACCAGTTTTTTAGCAGAAAGGGGCTTAAACTCATTTCCACCATCCTGACTGACAGCTTCAACTCGATAACCTCCTGCAGTACGAGCGTTGCAGTAGATAACACTTTTGTCTCCATCATCAAAAAACTCTGCCATCTCACATTCACCTGAGTTTGTCTGAAGCTTTCTACCAAACTTCCATGTGTTTCCCTGATCCTCACTATACAGACTGAGTGCATACTGAGTGGGGCtacaacatttactgtaacaccACGAGTCACAGCAAGAATAACCATGAACTGGAACAATCAACGTACCATCGTGTGCTTGAAGACCATGTCCGGGTCCAACAGCAAATGTGGCCCAGGTCTTCATTTGTTTCTGGATTTCTTCCTGATTTTCAGACAGATGAATCACTTCACTCCAGCTTTTCCCTGCATCAGTGGACTTGATGTAGCAGAGACGAGCCTTGTTGTCGTAGTGTCTTATCTGCCTGTGCTCTGAGACGTCACCTTcaacaaagatgaaaaacaggaaaagggttttgctgcttttctcaaaCACTGGACAGGGGTTCATAGGACGGTCTCCATGATCGGCCTTTTTCAGCAGTTCTATTTCTGGCTCCTAGAAaagatgaaataattaaaaattgcatggatgaaaatgaaaataatacatttacgAGTAACATagtaattaaacatttgcatagGATCATTACCTCAAATGTCACCGTTTTATCCTCGTTCACTGTTCCTCTCT
This window of the Channa argus isolate prfri chromosome 11, Channa argus male v1.0, whole genome shotgun sequence genome carries:
- the LOC137136770 gene encoding sialidase-3-like translates to MSNKPSSDSELEKRVVFIPIDKHVYRIPALVYDRDEKILLAFAEKRRTKDDAHTLALVMKRGTVNEDKTVTFEEPEIELLKKADHGDRPMNPCPVFEKSSKTLFLFFIFVEGDVSEHRQIRHYDNKARLCYIKSTDAGKSWSEVIHLSENQEEIQKQMKTWATFAVGPGHGLQAHDGTLIVPVHGYSCCDSWCYSKCCSPTQYALSLYSEDQGNTWKFGRKLQTNSGECEMAEFFDDGDKSVIYCNARTAGGYRVEAVSQDGGNEFKPLSAKKLVETCTGCQGSVVSFPPPDEGQDQKPKWLLYSHPTDTCRKDLGVYLNESPHDSTTWSKPWIINRGPSGYSDLVYMDDGWFACLMECGEKSEIEQIAVKVFSYNDIKKHIKE